The Populus nigra chromosome 4, ddPopNigr1.1, whole genome shotgun sequence genome contains the following window.
AGGATCCCGCTTCTCTAGACGGTGTTGATAGGGATGGTGGTGGCAGGACGTGGGTGCGCCGTCAATCTTCATAGACACGACACTCGTCGGTCTCAGGATTGTCCTGACAGTAATACTCGAGAGGATCCTGTTTCTCCAACCTGCGCCGGAAATCAGCCTTTGCTTGGCTCACCTCCTCCACTTCGTCCCATGCCACCTTGCACTCGTCTGATGTCTCGTCTCCCTCGCACACTTCCTTTGCTTCTACGACTTTCTTCTCTATCATCTCTGCCAGCTGCTTCTCTCTCATCTGGGTCCCTTTGAACTTTGccactcctcctcctcctccccccaTTTTTGCCTTCACCCTCGCCTCTTTCATAACCCTCTTACTACCGTCCCACTCCCTCCCAGTGCCCTTCACAGCAAGAGATCTTCCGTTGAACAATTTGTTGCCAAAAACATCAGATCTTGATGAGAAATTAGATGAAGACAGGATCATGGACAAAGATGCCATCCTCTTCTTTCTCCTCTTTCCTCTTCTCTAGCAATCAAAAGCAAACACAACAGGTCCTTATCCACCTACTTTGGCCTCTTCTTCAAAAatatacatggtttttttttttttttttttcagaatttaacAATACGATGAATGATTACTTGATTAAGGATATGAATGTAATTTCATGGGGTCGGGCTAGGTCGTTGATAGCTTTTGATAAGAT
Protein-coding sequences here:
- the LOC133690553 gene encoding calvin cycle protein CP12-3, chloroplastic-like; this translates as MASLSMILSSSNFSSRSDVFGNKLFNGRSLAVKGTGREWDGSKRVMKEARVKAKMGGGGGGVAKFKGTQMREKQLAEMIEKKVVEAKEVCEGDETSDECKVAWDEVEEVSQAKADFRRRLEKQDPLEYYCQDNPETDECRVYED